Proteins encoded by one window of Lycium barbarum isolate Lr01 chromosome 11, ASM1917538v2, whole genome shotgun sequence:
- the LOC132617735 gene encoding senescence-specific cysteine protease SAG39-like has protein sequence MALAINWKLAFLALLMLGMWTSQATSRDLNEALMVQKHERWMSRFGHVYKNDAEKAKKFKIFKDNVDYIESINKAGIRTYKLGINEFADLTNEEFRATHSGYKMSSHQDASKTLLFRHKNVTAPATMDWRTKGAVTAVKDQGQCGCCWAFSAVAATEGINKIKTGKLISLSEQELVDCDTSSDMGCEGGLMDDAFKFIIKNQGLTTESNYPYKGTDSTCKTGKESNNAAKISGYEDVPANSESALLSAVASQPVSVAIDASGSDFQFYSSGVFNGECGTELDHGVTAVGYGKTSDGTKYWLVKNSWGTSWGENGYIRMQRGIDVEQGLCGIAMQASYPTA, from the exons ATGGCTCTGGCAATCAATTGGAAGCTTGCCTTTTTAGCTCTACTAATGTTAGGAATGTGGACTTCTCAAGCCACATCTCGTGACTTGAACGAAGCCTTGATGGTCCAGAAACACGAGAGGTGGATGAGTCGCTTTGGGCATGTGTATAAAAATGATGCAGAGAAGGCAAAAAAGTTCAAAATATTCAAGGACAATGTCGATTACATCGAGTCAATCAACAAGGCTGGAATTAGAACTTATAAGTTGGGCATCAACGAATTTGCAGATTTGACAAATGAGGAATTCAGAGCCACTCACAGCGGATACAAAATGTCTTCTCATCAAGATGCATCAAAAACCTTATTATTTAGGCACAAAAATGTGACAGCTCCAGCTACCATGGATTGGAGGACAAAGGGCGCCGTTACTGCAGTTAAAGATCAAGGCCAATGTG GATGTTGCTGGGCATTTTCCGCTGTTGCTGCTACTGAAGGGATCAACAAGATCAAAACTGGTAAATTGATCTCCTTATCTGAGCAAGAACTTGTTGACTGCGACACAAGTTCGGATATGGGATGTGAGGGAGGTCTTATGGATGATGCTTTTAAGTTCATCATCAAGAATCAGGGGCTTACTACTGAATCGAATTATCCATACAAGGGAACTGATAGCACTTGCAAAACTGGAAAGGAATCCAATAATGCTGCTAAGATTAGTGGGTATGAAGATGTCCCAGCCAATAGTGAATCTGCTCTGTTGAGTGCTGTTGCTAGCCAACCTGTATCCGTCGCCATTGATGCTAGTGGATCAGATTTTCAGTTCTATTCTAGTGGTGTTTTTAATGGAGAATGCGGAACTGAGTTAGATCATGGTGTTACAGCAGTTGGATACGGAAAAACTAGTGACGGGACAAAGTATTGGTTAGTCAAGAACTCGTGGGGAACTAGCTGGGGCGAGAACGGTTACATTAGAATGCAAAGAGGCATTGATGTTGAGCAAGGACTTTGTGGAATTGCTATGCAAGCTTCTTATCCAACTGCTTAG